In Lewinella sp. 4G2, the sequence GCTACAACCACCGCTTCCCCGATCCCAAATCAACGAAGGAGGACGCCTACACCGTCCCCGGCCGCACCCGTTTAGAATGGGATGGCCCGAACATGAAGGTCACGAACGTGGATGAGATGAATTACTTCGTCCAGAACCAGAAGGTGAGGGAGTTTTAGTCATTTACGGACCGAAACCAACATTGCGGGTGATTTTAACGTAACGGCTGAACTTGGCCGGGCATCAAACTGTACTTTTGCCCTAATGCAACTCGATTGCAAATTTCAGTGCTTGGGGCTATCCCGGTTTACTGCCTTCACCAATCCGTTTTCGCGAATCCCGATGCGCTCCGTTCTGTCCCTTTTACTCGCCCTCTTCCTGTGCACCTGCGGCAGCGCCCAGGTCACTTTGAGCGGCTACTTGCTGAGTGAGCACGACGCGGAACCACTGAGTTTCGGGACCGTCTACGCCCAGAATAATGGTACGGGCGTCACCGCCGATTCCGCGGGATTTTTCACCTTGCCGGGCCTGACTGCGGGGCCGGACGTCCTGCGCTTCACCCACATCGGTTGTGACGGGGAAACGCGGGCGATCAACCTCGGGCGGGATACCCAAATTACCGTGTACCTACACCACCACGACAACTACGTGGAGACCGTGACCGTCGCCGCCAAGGCCTTTCAGAAGTATGGCGCAGAGCAGGACGAGCGGGCCACGGAGGACCTCGCAGACGGCCTCGAAGAGCTCACCGGCGTCTCTACCCTCCGGACCGGGACGGCCGCCGCGAAACCAATCTACGACGGGCTTTCCGGTAACCGCCTCAGCATTCAGAACAACGGAATCGCCCAGAGCGGACAGCAGTGGGGCAACGACCATAGCCCCGAAATCGACCCCTGGGTGGCCGCCTACGTGCGCGTCGTGGAGGGTGTTGAAGCTTTGAAATACGCCGGGCCGACCGCCGGAGCCACGGTACTTATCGAGCCCGCTCCGCTACGGGAAACGGAAGGATTTTCCGGCAAAACCGCCTACACTTTTCAGAGCAACGGCCGGGGGAGCGTCCTCAACGCCCGCCTCTCCAACGGAGGCCGGACGGCCTACCGCATCAGCGCTACCGGCAAGTGGCGGGGTGACCGGCGGGCACCAGATTACTTCCTGCGCAACACCGGCCGGCGGGAGGCCAACGCCGCCCTCCAACTTGCCCGCTTCCACTCCGAAAAACTGACGAGCCGCTTCTACCTGTCCACTTTCAACGCGGACATTGGCGTGCTCCGCGGCTCCCACATCGGCAACCTGACGGACCTGAATACCGCCATCGGCCGCGACGTGCCCTTCTTCACCGAAGAGACCTTTCGGAGCGATATTGAAAGCCCCAGCCAGCGCGTCCACCACCACTTACTGAAGGCGGAAACGGAGTACCGGCCCAACGAGGATAACCGCTTCACGCTACGCTACGGCGGGCAGTTGAACGACCGCAAGGAATTCGACGTGCGCCGGGGTGGCCGGAGCGACCGGCCCGCGCTTTCTCTGCTGCAAACCAGCCATCTCGTCGAGGGCGTTTGGCACCGTGAACTTGGTACCGGACAGCACTTCGAAGCCAACGTGCAGTACGACAATATTCGCAACGATAACCAACCCGAAACGGGGGTGCTGCCGCTCATCCCTGACTACAACAGCAACCGCCTGAGTGCCTACCTGGCTTTACACCACGAGCGCGATCGCTTCCAGGTACACGGCGGTTTTCGGTTGGACCGCCAGGTGTTCGAAGCCATCACGATCTCCCGCGATTTGCCCCGTCGGATTGAGCGGTTCGACCACGATTATTTGTTGGTCGGCAGCAGCGCCGAGGCCCGTTGGCAGGTGACGGATGACATCAGTCTACGGGGCGGTTTCACCTTCCGGCAACGGGCGCCGCAGATCAACGAGTTGTACAGCAATGGCTTGCACCAGGGCGTAAGCGGCATCGAGGAGGGCACGGCGAATCTCGACGTGGAAAGCGCCCTGAAAACCTCCCTTAGCACCCTCATCGGCAACGCGCGCATGGGCATCAATGCCACAATTTTCATCCAGCCCATCGACAACTTCATTTTCCTGGAGCCGCAGGATGAGTTGCGCGTCACCATCCGCGGCGCCTTCCCCGTATTCCAGTATCAATCGGTCGATGCGTTACTGCACGGTTTCAATCTGCAGGCGTACTGGCAGGTCAGATCTGATCTCAAGGTAACCGGGGCGCTGTCGCAGGTGCGGGGTAAGGAATCGGATACGGACCGGGCGCTGGTCTACATCCCCCCCACCAACCTGAGGGCCGGCGTCAACTACCAACCAACCGGCGGCCTGGAGGGGCTGACGCTGGGCGCCAACGTCTACCGCTCCTTCCAACAGAACGACGTGGACCCGGAGGTCGATTTCCTCCCTCCCCCACCCGGCTACACGCTGGTGGGCGTTAATGCTGGATATACTTACGCCCTACCGAAAGGACGTACCCTCAACCTCCGGCTGGACGTACAGAACCTCCTCAACGTCAGCTACCGGGATTACCTGGACCGGCAACGCTACTTCACCGACGCTACTGGCCGGGACGTGGAGTTGGGGGTATCGTTTGGCTTCTAGAAAGAGAACGAAGCGGGATTAAAATTGCACTTGATGTCAGCTTCAACTGGCAGTCTATAAACGCCGCCGCTTCCGCCCCGCGGTCGTCACGTTGTACTCGGCGACGATGTTGTGCAAGTCGCGGTACCGGTACCCCTTTTTGCCAATTCGCTTGGCGAGGCCGGGGTTGGTCTCGGTGAAGAAAGTCCGCAAAGTTTTCTTGTACCCGACCCGGTTGATGGGCATGAGGTTGCCCTTACCGTACTCGAACCAAAAGGGCGCCGGCGGATTGGTGAAAAGCCGGAGCATCGTGTCGTCCACGTACCGATCGTTGCCATTGGGCATACTGAACAGGCTCAGGACGCGGCCCGGCACCACTTCCCGCAGGAAAAACCACTGCCCCTCGTGGTAACGGCTGATGAAACGAACCGTCTGGTCACCTTCAGAAAAGCCAAAGCCTTTGACGAGCTGCGGCGAGATGGCGTACACGTCACCAAAGTCGTTCGTAAACGTGATGTAGTTACCCGTCGGGCTGTACTCGATGAGGTTGAAATAACCGGTCAGATGATAATCGTCCTTGGTCAGCAGGAAGCCGCGGTAAGCCTCGGCGCTTACCGTAATTGAGAGAGACAGAACGAGTAGAAGGGAGTAGCAGTACCGCATGCGCTAGAATTTATCGTCTGTTTCCAAAATACGGAAAATCAGCAAGTTGTTGAGTCAAAACGGAATTTTTGTCGTGCTAGGGCCACATCCAGATTGCCTCCAATTGGTCACTGGCCGGTGTGCCTTAATTTGTGACCAGTCCAGTAATCTATGCACGACGCCACTTCGCCCTTCCTCCTGCTACCTTGCCTGCTGATTATGCTTTGCCTCAATTCCTGTAGCCGCAGTGTAATGGAGTTAAGCGCGGATTTTCAGGACCCACTTGCTCACCATAAATTTAGTTGTGTTCCCTTCGATTCGCTGGAGGTTCGCCGAGCATTGCCCATTCTTGAAGCAGAGTACGGCCGCTGGCTGGATTGCCCGAAGGTGTACCGCGCGGAAGTATTAGCAGCGCTTTCCTTCTATCCCGACTTAAAGGGGGTGCGTATCAAGATCGTCCAGCGCCCCCTGAAAACGAGTATGGCGGCCCGGCCGGGCAACTACGCCGTCGTGAGGTCTAAACGCCGCTACCGGATTTTCGTGGATGACGTTACGGATAAGGTCACCGACTTCCGCCGCTACCCCTATTCCGCCCGGATCGGTTGCTTCATTCACGAACTGGGCCACGTGGCCTACTACGAAACCCGCTCCAACGCCCGCCTCACTTACGACGGCGTTAACTACGTGTCCCGCCAGAAATTCCGTACCCGTTACGAACAGTACGCGGACCACAACGCTATCGCCCGGGGCGGCGGCTTTTACGGCCACATGTTCCGCCACCACACCCTCAACGAAGCGGATATTTCGCCGGAGTACCGGGAGTTTAAACGGGACAATTACTACACGGGGAAGACCTTGCTCGATCTCCATAATGCCGCCCGTCGAGAACAAGGTTTGCCGGCCTGCGACCGCTCGGCGGTGGAGTAAATCTGGTTATTTCATCAGTGGTTCTACGGCCCTTTGGAGGTCGGCGTAGGTGTTAAATGCCCGCCGGTAAACATACCTAAGTTGCCCCCGGTAGATGATGGTGGTGGGCAGCGATCCGGTCCAGACGCGGTCGATTTCTTTACCCCACACCTCATCGTCGGCATCCGTGAGCACTACGGAACTCAGGCTGGGTGCCAGGTCCGTCAGCGTAGCGGAGATGCTGGCGATGGCGGCTGGTTTATCGTCCAGGCTCACCAGCACGATTTTGAGGGGTTTGGGGTGGTCCTCCGCGGCCAGTTTTTCCAATAAGGGCAGTTCCTCGCGGCAAGGCGCGCACCAAGTTGCCCAAAAATTAATGATGTAGGCCGTGTCCGAGGTCTGTTCGAATAAACCACTGAGCTCCGCAAAATCAGTGTAGGTAACGGGCGTTTCGGCGTTGCCAAGAATCGGTAGTTCAGCCTGCGTTTTTTGGGCGCGGTCGCAGGTGCTGAGGAAGAGGGCAAGCAGCGAAGTAAGGAGGATCAGGCGCATATACTGGAGTAAACACTAGCGGGAAAAATCGTTCAGTGCACCGAGTGATCGCCGGGCCCATGTGACGGGAGATGCTAGTTGATAGCCCTCCTTTTTGGAAACTGAATTATCACTCTTTACCACCTCTGTTGACCGGAAGATTACCAACCCGATGCCCGTATCCATTAATGGATAATCACCCGCTTAACCAGGGTTGCGTCCCCTACCTGAACTTTCAATAGATAGATCCCACTTTCATAGCCCCGAAGATCCAGTGTGGCCTCAGTCTCAATATCTCGGCGCAGTAGCCGGCCTTGGTTATCCCACACCTCAATGGACTGAATTTGACCCTCAGCCGAGATTTGAAATAGCCCGTTACTCGGGTTCGGATATACCCGAAATTCAATATCACTATCCATCAGTCGCGTGGTTGATGTCGGCGGCTCCGATGGGCATTCGCAGTCATTATCGTAGACCTCGAACTCGGCGAGGCTCGACCAGGTACTGCTAACCTTTTTGGTGATCAGCCGCACGTAACGGGCCGGCTGCCGGTCGAAATTGCGGTAGATTTTGACACCACCGGACGTCTCCTCATAATCCCCTAAAATCCTCCAGTTGGAGCCGTCCACGGAAGCTTCGAGAATATATTCGGTTCCAAAGAAGAAGGGGTTCCACAGCAGGCGGATGGCGGAAATTCCCCGCAGGGTATCCAGCGTCAGCGTGACGGTGTCTTCCGGGCTGCCGAAGGCATTACTCCAGGTGGTGTTGATGTCTCCATCAATCGCCTTGTCCGCCGAGTTATCCGCATCGAGTTGGGATGTGGCCACCACTGAGCCCAGTACGGAAAACGCAGGGCCAGCCTCGTAACGCTCGTCCAGCCAGACGGGAACGTCTGCCATTCTGAGCCCGCCTCCCAGGGCCTCAAATTCCGTAACCGGCATCGTATGGTAGCGGGGGAGATAACAACTCATGTGCCCTTCCCACCAGTTGGTCCCGATCAGCTTGGGGTCGTAGGCAGAACCGGCCCAGTCACCTACGGACCAGTCCACGACGTCCTCGCTTGGTGCCAAGCTAGTGTACCAATCTTCGGCCGAGCCATCCGTATCGGATTTGTCCCGCACTGAAACCCAACGCAACATTAAGCCGTGGTTGGATTGGGTACCGGCATTCACCCAGTTGATGCCATTTGCCGCGGTGGCATTTGCGGGTCGGTCCTCCGGCCGGGAGTACACGATGATGTACTTGCGGTCCGCATCGATGATGACCTCCTCGTCGGCAATGGAATGGATCGTCGTAGCTGGTAAGGGAGAAAGGGGGTCGGGGTCAATCCCACCAATGCTCCAAAAGCGGACCTGGCCACTTTCCATGGTAGCCGCACCTGGACCTGTATCAGGAAAGGTCGGTAGCTTACCCGTCAGGACGACCACCTGACCGGGTAACAGATCGATGTTCCGGCCGAGGTAATTACAGTAATTATTCGTCGTAGCGTGCGGCTCGTAATTAGCGGGCGCAGCCTGGAATTCCCCCCGGCCCGTCCAGCCGAGGTGGACGTCGGCCACCCGTCGGGCGCTGTCCCGATCGTTCCAGCCATTCGCCACGGCAACTCCGGAGAGAATGCTGCGGCTGATGCCCCACGATTTGTAGAATCCTTCGTTGGGCCCGTAGTTCGGGTTGGCCGCTGTCACCTTATTTTGATTAGGGACGGTTGTATCCGCACGAGCCTGCAAGGTGGAAAAATCGGAACCAATGAAGAAGCGTTCCCCGGTAGCCAACTCGTAGCTCACCCGGGGCATCTCCACCCCACCGAGAGGTCCCGTTCCGTCGTCCGGTCGGTAGATCCGGACCCAGAGGGCACCCAAATTCCAGGGTGCTGGTTCCGCCCGGGGCTGCTGGAGGATGTCCTTGTAGCCCAGCACGCCCTGATGCACGAGGAGGGCTCCGGCCAATCGGTTCCCTTCAATGCGGTAGGGATAGACGAATTGATTATCGTTTTGCGCTACCGGATCTCCGGTTACCAGATCAATCTCGAACCGGTAGCTACGGTTCTCCGCAGTACGGTCCGCCCCCAGTCGGAAGGGATTGACGTGGCCCGGAAGAGGTTCAATGTCGGCATCTACCAGCGATACCTCCGCCTGGCCGAATTGGCGTTCCGCGTAGTACTCCCTCCCGTTGAAAGGTGCGGTTATTTGAAAGGAGAAAAAGCGGGCCCGTGGGAACTCACCCTCAATGATCATCTTACTTCCGAATGGGGCCAGTGCCGTACCTAAAAACAAATAGGTCGCTTTGGGTTCCGGGATCCCGCCCCGCAAACTATCTAAATCGACCGGCCGGGCGAAACGCGTTGCCCAGGTCTCTCCGGGTTCCACGTCTTCGGGCCGCTTTAGGTAGAAATCCTTACTATCGGTAATACCCGCCGGAATCAAGTTAGCGGGAATGCGTGCGTCGGCGTCGCCCCGGTGCCAGGCACGGATGTACTCCGTCAGGCCCTCCGAAATCGCTTCGGCTTCCATGACCAGATCGTCGGGTTCCGCGAAAGGGTAAGGGTCGGAAGGCGGAAGACAGGCCACGAGACCAGTTAGAATAAGTAGAAGGACGAGACTCCTGATCAGTACGCGCATACAAAAGCAGAATTGAAGCGGGGGCTTAGTTTACCTTCCCAAAGCTACCGGCACGTCGCGGCTCGCTGATTGATCTTTATCAATTTAGCCTTTCCTTAAATCGGCTTGCGAATGCGGCTCAGCGTCTCTTGCGTGATGCCCAGGAAAGATGCGATGTACTTCAGGTAACTCCGCTGCAGGAGTTGGGGGTGGCGGGCCACCAGGGTTTCGTATTTCTCCAGGGCGCTTCCCTTACGCAGGATCTCGTTGATCATCCCCGCTGCCAAAAATGCTTCCTCCATCAGGATGCGGCCGAGGCGGTTGAAATCCGGATACTTGTCGTACAGGTGTTGCAAGTTGGCGTAACTCAGCCGGTACAGCACCGCCGGTTCCAACAGTTCCACGTTTTCCCGTGTCGGTGTTTGCCGGAGAAAAGACTCTAGCGAAACCAGGATCTCTCCTTCCGACCAAAACCAGGAGGTGGACTCCTTCCCTTCGGCATCGTGGTAATAGCCACGGGCAAATCCTTTTTCCACGAAGTAGAGGTAACGGCAGGTATCTCCTGCTCGCAAGAGGACGGCCCCCTTTTCCAGCTCCATGCGGCGAATGCAACTCAGTACCTCCGTAATGGCTTCCGCCGGCAGGTCCTCGAAACCGGAGAGTGCGTTGAGAAAGGGAGACTCCATACTACGTAAGGTAGGTGCTGGTGCGCGATTCATTCAATTTGCAAGAAACTGTTTTATTCAATTGGTATTGATAAATAAAAAATATCCTCTAGTTCAAGAAAAAGTCTAACGCAACTTAGCTAATTTCATGAGAAATTTTGACCTAGCAATTAATATGGTCCTAAGAAGATAAAGGCAGCCTGAATTACTTGTATTCTTTGGTAATTTGAAGAGATGCAATTAAATCGAATGGGAATCCGAGCTTTTAGTACGCAAGGTGTAGCGCAAAATGCTTCGGCACGCTAACCGATGGATCCACTACCACTAAGCCTGTTTTATACAAATCGATGGAGTAAGAGGTTTCAGGATTTTGGCGGATGATATCCCATGCTTCTTTCATACCGTTCGTCCAGTAAATATCGTCAAAAATCCATACCGAAGGCCGAGTGGAAACCTTTAGCAGTTTTTCATAATACTCTAGCGTCGGACCTTTTTGATGATTGCCATCGATAAATAAAAGATCAAAGTCTTGATGGCGGTCGATCATGTCATCGAACGTATCTTCATATTTGCCTTCAATCACCTCGAAACGGTCTTCATTAGTAATTGCCTTAAATTGATTCCTACTAATTTCAACGTAGCGTGGCATCCCCTCCATCGTTACTAATTGGCTATCTGAATTGTGGCGAAGTGCTTCCAATAAATACGATCCGGACACCCCTAAATTGGTGCCAATCTCTAACACTTTCTTGGCTTCAAATTCACTCGCTAAAGCATAAATTAGTCGTGCCCATATTTTTGGCGAGGTTGCTGCTTTACATACGTTACTAATGGTTTCAGTATCGTCGGAGCCAAACACTTTAAAATCTACAATTTCGGTGCTCCCCAGCAACTGATTTCGGTAGCTTTCTACCCGATCAAAGGCAGCCTGATCCTCAGGTGAAAAATCATTCGCCTCCGCTTTCAGTAAACAATCCACTACTTTGAGCAAGGTTGAGTTGCCCGTCGCTCGCATATCTTCAAGCCTTTGCTTGTGATTTATACGACGCATAGTGATATTAAGGTGCTTCTTTACTCGGCTAAGAATCATGAGTACTTTATAATTTTTGGAAAGGTACAAAAGCACCGTGGTTATTGGCCGAAGGAAATCTCAGGGCTTGAAATCAGGTGTTACTACTGCCCACAAACGTAGCTAGCCTCACACATCCCGCCGCGGGCTAGGTTGCTCCCCCGCCATATAGACTTCCATACTCTCGGGCATAACATGCTTCGCCCAGATCTCGGGTAGCAAGTTTTGCGCTTCCGCCGACCGGCGCACGGCCCAGTAACGATCCATATTTTCGGAAGTCGCCTCAGCAAAGTCCACAATCGGCGCGGGATAATCGGTGGTGGAGAAATCGTACAGTTGCCGTTCGAGTTCCGTTAGCCGGTGGGGATAATGGCACCACGGTGCGGGGATCCGCCGCAACTCGGGGAGCCAGCGGTGGACGAACTCTCCCTTCTTATCGTACCGCTCTCCCTGCAAATATGGATTATAGTTGCGAGGCGGGTGGTAGCCCGTCGTCCCCGCCTGCATCTGGAATTGCCCGTAGTGAATCCCCGGATCGTAATCCAGGAACAGCGAGCCGAGGAAGGTGGCCACGGGCCGGAAGTCCAACCACAACACGAAGGTGGCAAACGTAACGAGCATCGCCCGGCTGCGGAAGTTGATCCAGCCCGTAGCCCGTAGGCAGCGGATGTTGGCGTCGATCATCGGGAAACCGGTAGCGGCACTGCGAAAGGCGTCGAGATCCGGGCCCGAGGTGTGGCGTCCCAGTTTCAGGAAGGCCCGGTTGATGGGTTTGAATTCGATCTGCCACTCCGCCTCCAACTTCTGAAAGTAATGAGCTCGCCACCAGAGTCGTTCGCGGAACATCTTCATGTCCTTCCGGAAGGCCGGTTTGATGTCGGCTGACTTCGCCCACTGAAACACCTCCCGTAGCGAAACGCATCCGTGAGCTAGGTAGGTACTCATCCGGCTACAACTACGGCGGCTGAGGGAAGGGTTACCGATTTGCCGGATGTAGCCCCTCCCCCGCTCGGTCGTAAAGCTTTTGAGGTAACGCCAGGCAGTGGTCTCCCCTCCTGGTTGAAAGCGTGGGTCGGGTGGCCCGGGGTCGGGTACGTAGCGTCCGGGTTGGCTTGGGTGGAGGGCCGTCTGCCCCTTTGCCTGGGTAAAGTCCTTGGCAAACCCGTCAGCCAACTTCGCAATGGGTAGTCCAGATTCACCCGGCGGTAGGATCTGGGCAGCTTGCCAATTACAGTGCACCGGCGGCAGCGCCAAAAAATCGTCCAGCTTTTCGGCGAACCCCAGACGGTGTTTACGTCCGCGGATGACGCCGTCCTGCACGAATTCTTGCCATTCGACTCCGTGCTGCCGCGTCCAATCCCGGACGCGTCGATCGCGGTCGAAACTCAACTTGTGGCTGGTCTCCTGATGGCTAAAAATCGTGGCGATGTTTGCGGCCGCACGTAGGCCATCCAGCGCCTCCTCCACCTCGCCCCAGTAGATCGTCACCGGTAGTCCGCGCGTCTTCAAATCCACCAAACTTTGAGCCACGAAGTGCCAGTGCCGGGGGCTGTGCTTCGGGCTGGCCATGATGGACGGCTCGAAACAGTACAAAACCACGAAGGGCACTCCGGCCGCCACCGCCGCCGCCAGGGGAGCGTGGTCACGCGTGCGCAAATCGCGTTTGAGCCAGAGAATATTTCGCGTTTCGATAAGCTGATTGTTTAGCACTTACTGGCAGTTGAACGGAAGAACGAGCACCTAGTTGCGCCAACACCGAGCAACCGGGGGTATCATATATTGAAGCAGTAGGCGCTGCCGCGGGTGCGGAGAAAATGGGCGAGCAATACGATGGAATTGTCCGCTGAAGACCCAACTTTATCCACACCGATGTGCATAAAAACTTGTCTCAAGATTGTTCTTTCTGCGTACCTTGTAAAGCCCCGCCGCCGGCTTTTCCCGGACCGACTCCTAGTAACTATCTGACCAACGACTATGCCTGAATTCTGCCACCTCCACTGCCACACCCAGTACTCTTTGCTCGACGGCGCCTCGGAGATCGGACAGATGATGGACAAGGCCGCCGCCGACGGACAAAAGGGCGTGGCGATGACCGACCACGGCAAT encodes:
- a CDS encoding TlpA disulfide reductase family protein; translation: MRLILLTSLLALFLSTCDRAQKTQAELPILGNAETPVTYTDFAELSGLFEQTSDTAYIINFWATWCAPCREELPLLEKLAAEDHPKPLKIVLVSLDDKPAAIASISATLTDLAPSLSSVVLTDADDEVWGKEIDRVWTGSLPTTIIYRGQLRYVYRRAFNTYADLQRAVEPLMK
- a CDS encoding Crp/Fnr family transcriptional regulator — protein: MESPFLNALSGFEDLPAEAITEVLSCIRRMELEKGAVLLRAGDTCRYLYFVEKGFARGYYHDAEGKESTSWFWSEGEILVSLESFLRQTPTRENVELLEPAVLYRLSYANLQHLYDKYPDFNRLGRILMEEAFLAAGMINEILRKGSALEKYETLVARHPQLLQRSYLKYIASFLGITQETLSRIRKPI
- a CDS encoding cryptochrome/deoxyribodipyrimidine photo-lyase family protein, whose translation is MLNNQLIETRNILWLKRDLRTRDHAPLAAAVAAGVPFVVLYCFEPSIMASPKHSPRHWHFVAQSLVDLKTRGLPVTIYWGEVEEALDGLRAAANIATIFSHQETSHKLSFDRDRRVRDWTRQHGVEWQEFVQDGVIRGRKHRLGFAEKLDDFLALPPVHCNWQAAQILPPGESGLPIAKLADGFAKDFTQAKGQTALHPSQPGRYVPDPGPPDPRFQPGGETTAWRYLKSFTTERGRGYIRQIGNPSLSRRSCSRMSTYLAHGCVSLREVFQWAKSADIKPAFRKDMKMFRERLWWRAHYFQKLEAEWQIEFKPINRAFLKLGRHTSGPDLDAFRSAATGFPMIDANIRCLRATGWINFRSRAMLVTFATFVLWLDFRPVATFLGSLFLDYDPGIHYGQFQMQAGTTGYHPPRNYNPYLQGERYDKKGEFVHRWLPELRRIPAPWCHYPHRLTELERQLYDFSTTDYPAPIVDFAEATSENMDRYWAVRRSAEAQNLLPEIWAKHVMPESMEVYMAGEQPSPRRDV
- a CDS encoding O-methyltransferase produces the protein MRRINHKQRLEDMRATGNSTLLKVVDCLLKAEANDFSPEDQAAFDRVESYRNQLLGSTEIVDFKVFGSDDTETISNVCKAATSPKIWARLIYALASEFEAKKVLEIGTNLGVSGSYLLEALRHNSDSQLVTMEGMPRYVEISRNQFKAITNEDRFEVIEGKYEDTFDDMIDRHQDFDLLFIDGNHQKGPTLEYYEKLLKVSTRPSVWIFDDIYWTNGMKEAWDIIRQNPETSYSIDLYKTGLVVVDPSVSVPKHFALHLAY
- a CDS encoding TonB-dependent receptor domain-containing protein; its protein translation is MRSVLSLLLALFLCTCGSAQVTLSGYLLSEHDAEPLSFGTVYAQNNGTGVTADSAGFFTLPGLTAGPDVLRFTHIGCDGETRAINLGRDTQITVYLHHHDNYVETVTVAAKAFQKYGAEQDERATEDLADGLEELTGVSTLRTGTAAAKPIYDGLSGNRLSIQNNGIAQSGQQWGNDHSPEIDPWVAAYVRVVEGVEALKYAGPTAGATVLIEPAPLRETEGFSGKTAYTFQSNGRGSVLNARLSNGGRTAYRISATGKWRGDRRAPDYFLRNTGRREANAALQLARFHSEKLTSRFYLSTFNADIGVLRGSHIGNLTDLNTAIGRDVPFFTEETFRSDIESPSQRVHHHLLKAETEYRPNEDNRFTLRYGGQLNDRKEFDVRRGGRSDRPALSLLQTSHLVEGVWHRELGTGQHFEANVQYDNIRNDNQPETGVLPLIPDYNSNRLSAYLALHHERDRFQVHGGFRLDRQVFEAITISRDLPRRIERFDHDYLLVGSSAEARWQVTDDISLRGGFTFRQRAPQINELYSNGLHQGVSGIEEGTANLDVESALKTSLSTLIGNARMGINATIFIQPIDNFIFLEPQDELRVTIRGAFPVFQYQSVDALLHGFNLQAYWQVRSDLKVTGALSQVRGKESDTDRALVYIPPTNLRAGVNYQPTGGLEGLTLGANVYRSFQQNDVDPEVDFLPPPPGYTLVGVNAGYTYALPKGRTLNLRLDVQNLLNVSYRDYLDRQRYFTDATGRDVELGVSFGF
- a CDS encoding discoidin domain-containing protein gives rise to the protein MRVLIRSLVLLLILTGLVACLPPSDPYPFAEPDDLVMEAEAISEGLTEYIRAWHRGDADARIPANLIPAGITDSKDFYLKRPEDVEPGETWATRFARPVDLDSLRGGIPEPKATYLFLGTALAPFGSKMIIEGEFPRARFFSFQITAPFNGREYYAERQFGQAEVSLVDADIEPLPGHVNPFRLGADRTAENRSYRFEIDLVTGDPVAQNDNQFVYPYRIEGNRLAGALLVHQGVLGYKDILQQPRAEPAPWNLGALWVRIYRPDDGTGPLGGVEMPRVSYELATGERFFIGSDFSTLQARADTTVPNQNKVTAANPNYGPNEGFYKSWGISRSILSGVAVANGWNDRDSARRVADVHLGWTGRGEFQAAPANYEPHATTNNYCNYLGRNIDLLPGQVVVLTGKLPTFPDTGPGAATMESGQVRFWSIGGIDPDPLSPLPATTIHSIADEEVIIDADRKYIIVYSRPEDRPANATAANGINWVNAGTQSNHGLMLRWVSVRDKSDTDGSAEDWYTSLAPSEDVVDWSVGDWAGSAYDPKLIGTNWWEGHMSCYLPRYHTMPVTEFEALGGGLRMADVPVWLDERYEAGPAFSVLGSVVATSQLDADNSADKAIDGDINTTWSNAFGSPEDTVTLTLDTLRGISAIRLLWNPFFFGTEYILEASVDGSNWRILGDYEETSGGVKIYRNFDRQPARYVRLITKKVSSTWSSLAEFEVYDNDCECPSEPPTSTTRLMDSDIEFRVYPNPSNGLFQISAEGQIQSIEVWDNQGRLLRRDIETEATLDLRGYESGIYLLKVQVGDATLVKRVIIH